A genomic region of Ictalurus furcatus strain D&B chromosome 29, Billie_1.0, whole genome shotgun sequence contains the following coding sequences:
- the LOC128604451 gene encoding uncharacterized protein LOC128604451, giving the protein MSSSEEMPLFSIWDSIWDSSSGPRVEAGDLRHLVPAPHVYHQEQHFTPSTQGQVYTNLPDQPDYASWDSSNSGPWVETGDFQHLVPAPHVYHQEEQFTPSTQGQVYYILPAQPYYASWDSSNSGPWVEAGDVQHVVPDPHFYHLEQQFAPSTQGQVYYILPAQVYYPSWDTISCSGPLVEAGDLPHPIPSSHVYHQEQIFTPSAQGQQIELPGMAGLSEDQYCTFMPAGEYPVDGLYGPADIPPVQEQVLPPLDKQEHTLNIWGPSRRHQGHRSTDPSP; this is encoded by the exons CCACTTTTCTCCATCTGGGATTCCATCTGGGATTCCAGCTCTGGACCGCGGGTTGAGGCTGGTGACCTGCGACACCTTGTCCCGGCCCCCCATGTGTACCACCAGGAGCAGCACTTTACTCCCAGCACTCAGGGCCAGGTTTATACCAACCTGCCTGACCAG CCGGATTACGCAAGCTGGGATTCGTCCAACTCTGGACCGTGGGTTGAGACTGGTGACTTCCAGCACCTTGTCCCTGCCCCCCACGTTTACCACCAGGAAGAGCAGTTCACCCCAAGCACTCAGGGCCAGGTGTATTACATCCTGCCTGCCCAG CCGTATTACGCAAGCTGGGATTCGTCCAACTCTGGACCGTGGGTTGAGGCTGGTGATGTCCAACACGTTGTCCCTGACCCCCACTTTTACCACCTGGAACAGCAGTTCGCCCCCAGCACTCAAGGCCAGGTGTATTACATCCTGCCTGCTCAG GTGTATTACCCCAGCTGGGACACTATTTCCTGCTCTGGACCGTTGGTTGAAGCTGGTGACCTGCCACACCCTATCCCATCCTCCCACGTGTACCACCAGGAGCAGATATTCACTCCCAGCGCTCAGGGCCAG CAGATAGAGCTTCCAGGGATGGCTGGACTGTCAGAGGACCAATATTGCACCTTCATGCCTG CTGGAGAGTATCCTGTTGATGGATTGTACGGCCCTGCTGATATTCCTCCTGTACAAGAACAAGTCCTTCCTCCTCTGGACAAGCAGGAGCACACACTG AATATCTGGGGACCTAGTAGAAGACATCAGGGCCACAGATCCACAGATCCAAGTCCCTAA